From one Flavobacteriales bacterium genomic stretch:
- the yidD gene encoding membrane protein insertion efficiency factor YidD, whose translation MRYLLIQLAILPVRLYRIVISPFFPQSCRHTPTCSEYMIGAMKEWGVIRGGWMGLKRLSTCHPWGSHGYDPVPLKNSKETKSPE comes from the coding sequence ATCAGATATCTATTGATCCAGCTGGCCATTCTGCCTGTCAGGTTATACCGGATCGTCATCTCTCCCTTCTTTCCGCAAAGTTGCAGACATACGCCAACGTGCTCCGAATATATGATCGGCGCCATGAAGGAATGGGGAGTGATCAGGGGAGGATGGATGGGCTTGAAACGCCTTTCAACATGTCATCCCTGGGGAAGCCATGGCTATGATCCGGTGCCTTTGAAGAATTCGAAGGAAACAAAAAGCCCCGAATAG